AGACTGCATGATGCGGGCTGCTGGATGATGGTTATTGGTCTGGAAAGCTTCAATCAGCGCTTGTTGGATTTCATGAACAAGGACACAACAGTTGAAATAAATGTTGAAGCCGTTAAAACCTGCCAGAGTTTAGGTGTTAAGGTTTGGGCTAACGTCATGTATGGATTGCCCACAGAAACCAAAGAAGAAGCACTAGAAATTTTATACAAAGAGGGAGTAAATGCTTGTATAGTAGCTGGCAGTACCAATGTTCTGCCTGATATTAAAATGAAAAAGTTAAGTCCAAAAATTTTAATAGACCTTTCTACCCTTAAGGAATTAAGAGGCATAGAAAATAAACAAAACAAAATCTGCATAAAACCTTTGACCACTATTGCCGAATTAACTCATTCAGAGCTTATACTAAAAGAAAGTAAAGTATTAATTCAATCTGCCGAACAATTTGCTGACCCTCTGGTAAGAAATAATGCCACTATCGGAGGAAATTTAGTTACTGCTTCACCGGCAGCAGATATGGCAGTGCCTCTCCTTGCCCTTGATGCCCTTATTAAAATAGAAAGTATTGAACAGAAGAGGGAAGTCAAGCTAAAAGAATTTTTCCTTGGACCGGGCAAGACAGTTTTGCAGGATGATGAGATGATGGTAGGAATTGAATTTGAGCAGAGTGACATAAATAAAAATGGATATTTTGTTAAGCTGGGGCAAAGAAAGGCTATGGCTATTGCCATAGCTAGTTTAGCCTTGAACTTAGCAATGAAACAAAACAAAATTATTCAGATTCGTATTGCTATGGGCTCTGTAGCCCCCAGGCCAATTAGGCTGACTGTGGTGGAAAAATTTTTAGAAAATAAAGAAATAAGTAGTAAATTAGTGGAAGAAGCCGTAAGCAAAATAAGAGAAGAAGTCAATCCCATTAGCGATATACGAGCATCTGCTGAATATCGTCGATATATTTCCGGAATCCTTTTCAAGCGAGCACTTGAAAAATTGACTCATTAAATAATTAGATATTATTCATTTATTTATTATTTATTATTTTTTACTCATTACTTAATTTATTACTTATCAAAAAGGAGGCTTTAAATGGAAGAATATAGAATAGAACTAACCGTAAACGATGAAAAAATAATTGGAACCGCCAAGGCTGAAGAATCTCTGTTAAAATTTTTACGCAGACATGGTTTTAGTGAAGTAAAATGCGGCTGTGAAAAAGGAGAATGCGGTACTTGTACGGTTATTCTGGATAAAAAAGCTATTAAATCCTGTATTACCTTAGCTCTCCGGGCTGACCACAAAGAAGTATGGACCGTGAAAGGTATGGAAAAATTAGAATTAGGGAGAAAATTACAGGAAAGTTTTGTTAATCACGGGGCCATACAATGTGGTTTTTGTACCCCGGGAATGATTCTTACTGCTAAAGATTATTTGGATAAAAATCCACTTCCCAATAGAGAGGAAATTAAAAAAGCAATATCTGGAAATCTATGCAGATGTACCGGATATAAGAAGATTGTTGATGCCATTTACGATGTGGCGGGAGAGAATCATAAATTGGGAGGTGATATCGATGTCTGAATTTAAGATAGTTGGTAAACCCATACCCCGGCATGATGCCTGGTCAAAAGTAACCGGAGACCTTAAATACGCTGACGATTTTACTATGCCCGGAATGTTATTTGCCAAAGTTCTTCGCAGCAAATATCCGGCAGCTAAAATTATTTCTATAGATACTGGTAAAGCAGAGCAATTAGATGGCGTAAGAGCTGTTTTAACCGCTAAAGATGTTCCTCACAATGAAACAGTAACCAAGTTTGGTCAGAGCACGGAAGTTGGTAAAGGATTTGAAGGTTTATACCGGGTTTTAGCCGAGAAAAAAGTCAGATTTATGGGAGAAGCAGTTGCTCTGGTTGCTGCCGAGACAGAGGAAATTGCCGAGGAAGCCTTGGATCTAATTGAGGTAAAGTATGAACCCCTCACCGGGGTTTTTGATCCTTTAGAGGCCATAAAGCCGGGTGCTTATCTGGTGGGAGAAAGCAAGTCCAATATCATAGGCGAATTTGGCTGCCAGCAAGGTGACCTGGAAAAAGGTTTTGCCCAGGCAGATGTAATAATTGAAGATACCTATAAGGTGCCTTTTGTTGACCATGCTTATTTAGAACCAGAAGCGGGCATTTCCTGGATAGATGATTATGGAATACTTATAATCCGGGTAAGTACCCAAGTAATAGAGCACTTTAGAGATGTAGCTGATGTATTGGGTTTGCCCCATAATAAAGTCCGATATATAGGGACTATGATGGGCGGAGGTTTTGGCGGTAAAGAAGATATTACCGTGGAAACTTATTTGGCTCTGCTTACCTGGAAGACTAAGAAACCGGTAAGATTAGTTTATACCCGCGAAGAATCTATCTTGTGCCATAGCAAAAGACATCCTTTAGTGATGAAGTATAAAGTTGGCGCGAAAAAAGATGGTAAGCTTATCGCTTTAGATGCGGACTTAATATCTGATGCCGGCGCCTATCCTTACTTAAGTCCCTGGGTCACTTTATACGCAACGGTTAATGCAGCCGGTCCTTATTGTATTCCCAATGTGAAAGTCAGAGCTCATTGTGTATTAACTAACAATACTTTTACCAGTGCTAACAGAGGATTTGGAGCCCCCCAACCTAATTTTGCTTATGAAAGCATTATGGATGAATTATCTCATAAACTGAATATAGACCCTCTGGAAATCAGGCGTAGAAATTGCCTTACTACCGGAAAAGCTTTGGCGACAACCGGTCAGGTCTTCAAGACCTATGTTGCTCTTCCGGAAGTTGCCGAAAAAGCCTGGAAAGCTCTGGGAGAGTCTACTGAATGTAAAAAAGATGAAGGCAGAAAAATAGGACGAGGATTAGCAATTGGGTTGATGAGCTATGGCCGGATGACCTTTCTTCATGACTCTTCCCGCTGCTACGTAAGGTTGGAGTCAGACGGGAGTATATTGATTAGATCCGGGATACCTGATTTAGGAGGGGGGCAGATTTCTTTACTCTGTCAGATTGTTGCTGAAGAACTGGGAGTGCCTACGTCCCGGGTAAAGATTTACCATAGCGATACCGCATTGACCCCTCTTGCCGGAACCACCACTGCTACTCGACAGACCTATATGTCCGGGAATGCAACTCTTAAAGCTGCCCGAGAAATAAGAAACAGAATTTTGAATAAAGCTGCGGAAATATTAAATGTTAATCAAGATAAATTAGATCTTATTAATGAAAAAGTTATAGTTAACTATGATCCCTCGCAATATGTTCCTTTAGTAAAAGTGATACAGGTTTGCAATGCGGATGGAATAGAGTTGTTTTGTGAAGCCCAATTTAATGCCCCCTCTACCATGGTGCCTGACTTATCTAATATAAGAGGGATGACCTTTCCTGATTTTACTTTCGGAGCCCAGGCAGTAGAAATAGCTGTGGATACGGAAACCGGGCAGGTTGAAATCTTAAAACTTGTAACCTGTTATGATGTGGGAAAAGCTATTAATCCTTTAAGTGTAGAAGGCCAGATGGAGGGTGGTTCTATCTATGGAATGGGCTATGCCCTGACCGAAGAGGTTATTATGGAAAAGGGAATGACCATGACCCCCTCTTTTGCTGAGTATATTATTCCTACAGCGGCTGATGTGCCTGATGTAAAGGCGATTCTGGTAGAATCAGGCGGAGGATTAGGTCCTTACGGAGCTAAAGGAATCGGTGAGCCTTCCTGCAGTATAATTGCTCCGGCTATCTTGAATGCTATTTATGATGCAGTTGGTGTGAGAATTAAGAGTTTACCGGCAACTCCGGAGAAAATAATAAGGGCTTTAAAGAGTGATTATTTTAGGAAATAGGAAAAACAGAGAACCGTCACCTGTTTTAGCAAAGAGGTAGTCATGGATAAAGAAAAAGTAAAGCTTCGGAATGAAAAAGAGACTCTATTGATACCGCTTTATTGCAAGTATCTAGAAAGCCAAAAAGATTCGCCGATTATCAAAGATGAAAAAGCAATCGAAATGGTCAATAGTATTGAATATGATTATGAACAATTACAAATTCCCAAACAAACCTATGTTACAATCTGTCTGAGAGTAAAACAATTTGATAATTATGTTAATAATTTCTTAATGGCTGAACCTGATAGTATTGTTATTCATTTAGGATGTGGTCTTGATAACCGATTTAAGCGGGTTGATAATAATGCAGTTGAATGGTATGACTTGGATTTTCCGGAAGTAATCGAATTACGGAAGCATTTTTATCAGGAGACAGAAAGATATCATTTTATTTCATCACCGGTTATGGAATTGAATTGGTTAGACAGCATAAATGCTAAAAATAAATGGGTAATCATTCTGGCAGAAGGTTTATTCATGTACCTGAAAGAAGAGGAGGTAAAATTATTATTTCAAAGTTTCCAAAATAAATTTTCCATTAATACTATTATTTTTGATAGTTATAGTGCGCTTACAGCAAAAAGCATAAAAAACCATCCCTCAATTAAAAAAACGGGTGCAGTTATTCGTTGGGGAATTGATAACGCAAAGGATATCGAATCATGGGGCAATAAAATATATCTCAAAGAGGAATGGTATTTCACGCAATCTGATGAGATCAACAAATTGGATATCGGTTACAGAATTCTATTTAAATTAATGAGTTTATTTCCGATGGCACGAAAAGCACATCGCATATTAGTATTTCAAATCGGAGATATTAAATGAAAGTATCAGTTTATTGTTAGATCTTTCGAGCATAAAACAGAGAACCGTTGTACTAGCTCAATAAATAAATTTATCCGGTTACCAAGGTTTAAGCAGAACTATAAAAAATTATCTCTTCAATTTCAAAAAAGAATCAATCAAGCCTACTTACAAATGGAAAGAGATTTGAAACACCTTTCTTTGGATACAAAAAAACTTAAAAGGAACAAATTCTATTTGGGAGGCGAGGGCTTCTAAAAGCTTCGGTAATTACGACCCCCTGTTTTTAGTCAATTTTTAGCTCCCCAAAATCACAAAACCATTGTAAAGAGCCACTTTCAATTTTTGGAGGGGTGAAAATTTAGCTAAAAAAAGCCATTTTTGAGGGGTAAAACCATAGCTCGACTTAAAATAATGCGCCAAAAGCGATATCTCGCATTCTGACTCTAAAATCCTTATATTATAAGGCTTTTCTCTTGCTATAAATTAGTTAAAATCATAAACTTTAAGCTCCTGCCCTCTTCTTGATCTTCCCCAGGAGTCCTAAAGAAGAAAATCCTCAAGGAGCGTGGGGTATGATGAATAGATATATTAGCGTCTTTAAGAATGAACCTTAAGAGAGAGAAGTCGAGATTTTATTGTTGAAAGTGACTTTTTTCAAGTCTTATCTAAAATAGTCTTGACTTTTTTCGAATTAATTAGTATTATGGGTGCTATGAAAGAGAGAATACTTTATCAGAAAATATGGCAAAAGCTATCATCTTATAAAAATATGGTATTTTTGTCCGGTCCCAGGCAAAGCGGAAAAACGACCTTTGCAAAGATAATTGCCAGAGATTTTAAAAATCAAGTTTACTTTAATTGGGATGATATTCCTAGCAAGAGAACATTGATACGGGATCCTTACTTCTTTGAGAAAGTCGACCGGATGGATGAATCGATTCCTTTGGTTATTTTTGATGAAATTCATAAATACAGCAATTGGAAGAATTACCTCAAGGGAGTTTATGACAGATTTGCTGAAGAATATAAGATTCTTGTCACCGGTAGCGGTAGATTAGATTTGTATCAAGAAGGTGGAGATTCCCTGGCTGGCAGATATATGAAATTTCATCTATTGCCTTTTACCTATTCAGAATTGATAAATAAACAAAACTCGATAACGGATTTCATAAGCAATCCCTTTCATTTTCAAGAGGATAATCAAACGGACTATGGTCTGTGGGATGATCTTTTTGAACTTAGTGGATTCCCTGAACCGTTTTTGAAAGGGGAAAAGGATTTTTACCGATTATGGTCAAACAATTATCAGCACCAGTTAATTCGGGAAGATATTCGAGATTTAACTCAAATCAAAAAGTTTGATTCCCTGGAAATTTTGTATTCCCTCTTACCGCTAAAGGTAGGTAATCCTCTTTCTTTAAGTTCATTAAATTCAGATGTCCAAGTATCTGTGGACAGTGTCAAAACCTGGCTCGAAGTATTTGAGATCCATTATTTGATATTTCGAATATCACCATGGACACATAAAATTTCCCGGGCAATTAAAAAGGAAAAAAAGGTTTATCTTTTTGACTATGCACAAATAAATGATCGAAGTATACGTTTTGAGAATATGATTGGCTTAGAGTTATACAGGGCAATTTTTAATTGGAACGATTTGGGATTAGGATATTTTTCCCTGCATTATATTCGCAATAAAGAAAAAGAAGAAGTTGATTTTCTTATTTGTAAAGATCATTATCCTATATTGCTGATTGAATGTAAATTATCAGATGAAAATATCTCCAATAGCTTGATTAAATTTCAGAATACGCTCAATATACCTGCAATTCAGTTGGTAAATAAACCACATGTTGGAAGAATGGTAACCAATCAAAAAAATAAGAGTTTAATTATATCTGCTCCCAGGTGGTTATCCTTTTTGCCGTGATGTTTGGTTGTGCAGGTGAGAATCGGTTCGGAGAAAATAATCAGAGCTTTAAAAAAAGATTACTTTAAAAAATAAACTATGTATCCCTTAAAAACCTTTGTTTAAAAAGTTAAATTACTATCATAATTAAATAAGGATTGAATAAAATGTTAATCAGTGAGGCGTTAGATCTAAAAGAAAAGGCCTTTATATCTTTAGTAGGAGCCGGAGGGAAGAGCACCCTTTTTAATCGATTAGCCGAAGAGCTGCTTCTTAAAAATAAGCGGATGATCCTAACTGCTACTACTAAGATGTTTACCTGGCAGTTGGCTCCTTTTATAAAAAAGGGCAAATTAGTTGAAGGCCACGACGAAGAGTCCATTCGGAAATTGGTTAAACAATACTTTTCTATGAAAAGTAAAAACGGTAAATTGGTAGTTATTGGAGAGAAGATCGAGGATAATGGAGAGGAAAAAGTATCCGGTCCGCCCCCTGACTGGTTGGATAAAGGGTGGAAGGATAAGTTGGCCGATTATTTCTTGGTAGAAGCTGATGGGGCAGCGGGGAGACCGGTAAAAGCCCCGGCGTCTCACGAACCGGTCATTCCTTTATCGACTACAGATTTAATCGGAGTGATTGGTCTTGATGCCCTGGGTCTTTCTTTGAGGGAAGAAAGTGTTTTTCGTTCTGAAATTTTCTCTCAGCTGACCGGAGTAAAATTGGGAGAAAGGATTGGGATGGAAGCTTTATCTCTTTTAATCTGCCATCCCGAAGGTTTATTTAAAGGAACCCCTCCGGGTTGCCGCCGCCATCTTTTTATTAATAAAGTAGAAAACTCTAAAGATCTAAAAAAGGCAGAAGAATTGACTTTCCAGGTTTTAAAAATCTGTCATCGAAAAATAAGTAATATAATCATTGGAGCAGCGAATCAGAAGGAAGTGGTAGCTGAAGTGATCAGAGAGGAAAAAACGCCATGATCTACGGAATCATTTTAGCGGCAGGTGAAGGTAAAAGGATGGGCAAAGTAAAACTAACTCTTCCCTTAGGTGATAAGCAACTGATAGAATGGGTGTTGCAAGCAGCAAAATTAGCTCCTTTAGATAAATATTTTTTGGTGCTCCGCCCGGAAGATAAAGAGATGATCAAGATAGGTGAAAGCTGGGGAGCTGAAATTGTGCTTAATCCTGATTTTCGTAAAGGAATGAGTACTTCAATTAAGAAGGCTTTGCTAAAAATAGACATTCAGGAAGTAGAAGGATTTTTTCTAATTTTAGGAGATCAACCCTTAATTACTTCTAAAGTTATAAATCAATTAATAAAATCTTTTTCTCCGGGCAAAGCAGAAATAGTGGTACCTTATTTTAAGGATAAGCGAGGTAATCCGGTTCTTTTTGATATTTACTGGAAAGATGAATTAATGGCGGTAACTGGTGATGTAGGAGGGAGAGTGTTAATTAAAGCCCATCCCGAAAAGGTAAAAAGAGTAAATATTCCAGATGAAACAATTTTATTTGATATTGATCAAGAAGAAGATTATTTAAAAGCCCAGAGGTATTTAAAATTATTAGATAATAGAAGGGAAAATTGAATTTGGATAATATATTGATAGTTATTCGCGGCGGAGGAGATCTGGCCACCGGGGTGGCTGTAAGGCTTTTTCGAGCTGGATTTCCGGTAATGATTTTAGAAATAGAACGTCCTACCGTCATCCGTCTTCCCGTTTCTTTTGCTCGGGCAGTTTATGAGGGTAAGGCTATGGTAGAAGAGATAGAAGCTGTTTTAATTCCTTCCTGGGAAAAAGCGAAAGATGCTATTAAGCAGGGAAAGATCCCGGTTTTAATAGATCCGAAAGGAAGTTGTATTAAAAAACTTTTCCCTACTGTTTTAGTGGATGCTATTTTGGCCAAACGTAATTTAGGAACCAGGAAAGATCAAGCTCCTCTGGTCATCGGATTAGGTCCGGGATTTACCGCAGAGGAGGATGTTGATGTAGTCATAGAAACCAAGCGAGGGCATTACCTGGGGAGAGTTTACTATCAAGGGCAGGCTATACCGGATACCGGTGTGCCCGGAGAAGTAGGGGGAGAATCTAACAGAAGATTACTGCGAGCTCCGGTTGAAGGTAAAATTGTACCATTGCATCAAATAGGAGATTTAATTAAGTCAGGTGAGATCATTGCAGAAGTGGAGGGAGTTCCTTTAAAAGCAGAAATATCTGGTGTTCTGAGGGGATTAATTCATTCTCAAAGTAAGGTTACCAAGGGGATGAAGGTTGGCGACATTGACCCGAGAGGAATTAGAGATTACTGCTTTACCGTTTCCGATAAAGCTCGTTCGTTGGGAGGAGCAGTTTTAGAGGCAATCTGCGCTTATTTAAATAAAAAATAGCTAAGGAAAAATTTTTTTACATTCCGTTATATTTATATTAGAATAACGATTAGGTGATAGAGGTAATTTTGTAAAAGGAGGGGAGAGTAGATGTCAGAGATCTTAAAAGAAGCGATTAGAAGAATTGATAAAGGTGAAACAGTTGCTTTAGTTACTGTGGTGGAAACTGATGGTTCTACTCCAAGAGAATTGGGAGCGAAGATGATAGTGAGCAAGGATGGCTTGATAGCCGGAAGTATCGGAGGCGGAATAACCGAAAGTAAAGTAATCGAGGAAGTAAAACAGGCACTAAAGGAAGGCAAGGGAAAGCTTTTAACTTACCATTTAACCAAAGAACAGTCTGCCTTGGATGAAGGAGCTATTTGTGGTGGTGAGATGAAAGTTTTTATAGATATCCTGCAACCCAAAGAAGAAGTATTGATTTTCGGGGCAGGCCATATTGCTGTCTGTGTCTCTAAATTGGCCAAAATGGCGGGATTTAAAGTAATTATTGTTGATGATCGAAAAGAATTTGCCAATCAAGATAGATTTCCGGAAGCCGATGA
This region of Candidatus Atribacteria bacterium genomic DNA includes:
- a CDS encoding xanthine dehydrogenase gives rise to the protein MSEILKEAIRRIDKGETVALVTVVETDGSTPRELGAKMIVSKDGLIAGSIGGGITESKVIEEVKQALKEGKGKLLTYHLTKEQSALDEGAICGGEMKVFIDILQPKEEVLIFGAGHIAVCVSKLAKMAGFKVIIVDDRKEFANQDRFPEADEVIAEEIEEALTHLNITPSTYIIILTRGHLKDEEVLTSVIGSGAAYIGMIGSRKKNATIFQHLIKKGISQEALNQVHAPIGIDIGAQTPDEIAVSIIAQIIQYKRSKKGNI
- a CDS encoding nucleotidyltransferase family protein codes for the protein MIYGIILAAGEGKRMGKVKLTLPLGDKQLIEWVLQAAKLAPLDKYFLVLRPEDKEMIKIGESWGAEIVLNPDFRKGMSTSIKKALLKIDIQEVEGFFLILGDQPLITSKVINQLIKSFSPGKAEIVVPYFKDKRGNPVLFDIYWKDELMAVTGDVGGRVLIKAHPEKVKRVNIPDETILFDIDQEEDYLKAQRYLKLLDNRREN
- a CDS encoding EF2563 family selenium-dependent molybdenum hydroxylase system protein, which produces MNLDNILIVIRGGGDLATGVAVRLFRAGFPVMILEIERPTVIRLPVSFARAVYEGKAMVEEIEAVLIPSWEKAKDAIKQGKIPVLIDPKGSCIKKLFPTVLVDAILAKRNLGTRKDQAPLVIGLGPGFTAEEDVDVVIETKRGHYLGRVYYQGQAIPDTGVPGEVGGESNRRLLRAPVEGKIVPLHQIGDLIKSGEIIAEVEGVPLKAEISGVLRGLIHSQSKVTKGMKVGDIDPRGIRDYCFTVSDKARSLGGAVLEAICAYLNKK
- a CDS encoding (2Fe-2S)-binding protein; amino-acid sequence: MEEYRIELTVNDEKIIGTAKAEESLLKFLRRHGFSEVKCGCEKGECGTCTVILDKKAIKSCITLALRADHKEVWTVKGMEKLELGRKLQESFVNHGAIQCGFCTPGMILTAKDYLDKNPLPNREEIKKAISGNLCRCTGYKKIVDAIYDVAGENHKLGGDIDV
- a CDS encoding xanthine dehydrogenase family protein molybdopterin-binding subunit codes for the protein MPFTMWRERIINWEVISMSEFKIVGKPIPRHDAWSKVTGDLKYADDFTMPGMLFAKVLRSKYPAAKIISIDTGKAEQLDGVRAVLTAKDVPHNETVTKFGQSTEVGKGFEGLYRVLAEKKVRFMGEAVALVAAETEEIAEEALDLIEVKYEPLTGVFDPLEAIKPGAYLVGESKSNIIGEFGCQQGDLEKGFAQADVIIEDTYKVPFVDHAYLEPEAGISWIDDYGILIIRVSTQVIEHFRDVADVLGLPHNKVRYIGTMMGGGFGGKEDITVETYLALLTWKTKKPVRLVYTREESILCHSKRHPLVMKYKVGAKKDGKLIALDADLISDAGAYPYLSPWVTLYATVNAAGPYCIPNVKVRAHCVLTNNTFTSANRGFGAPQPNFAYESIMDELSHKLNIDPLEIRRRNCLTTGKALATTGQVFKTYVALPEVAEKAWKALGESTECKKDEGRKIGRGLAIGLMSYGRMTFLHDSSRCYVRLESDGSILIRSGIPDLGGGQISLLCQIVAEELGVPTSRVKIYHSDTALTPLAGTTTATRQTYMSGNATLKAAREIRNRILNKAAEILNVNQDKLDLINEKVIVNYDPSQYVPLVKVIQVCNADGIELFCEAQFNAPSTMVPDLSNIRGMTFPDFTFGAQAVEIAVDTETGQVEILKLVTCYDVGKAINPLSVEGQMEGGSIYGMGYALTEEVIMEKGMTMTPSFAEYIIPTAADVPDVKAILVESGGGLGPYGAKGIGEPSCSIIAPAILNAIYDAVGVRIKSLPATPEKIIRALKSDYFRK
- the yqeC gene encoding putative selenium-dependent hydroxylase accessory protein YqeC, which translates into the protein MLISEALDLKEKAFISLVGAGGKSTLFNRLAEELLLKNKRMILTATTKMFTWQLAPFIKKGKLVEGHDEESIRKLVKQYFSMKSKNGKLVVIGEKIEDNGEEKVSGPPPDWLDKGWKDKLADYFLVEADGAAGRPVKAPASHEPVIPLSTTDLIGVIGLDALGLSLREESVFRSEIFSQLTGVKLGERIGMEALSLLICHPEGLFKGTPPGCRRHLFINKVENSKDLKKAEELTFQVLKICHRKISNIIIGAANQKEVVAEVIREEKTP
- a CDS encoding ATP-binding protein, which encodes MGAMKERILYQKIWQKLSSYKNMVFLSGPRQSGKTTFAKIIARDFKNQVYFNWDDIPSKRTLIRDPYFFEKVDRMDESIPLVIFDEIHKYSNWKNYLKGVYDRFAEEYKILVTGSGRLDLYQEGGDSLAGRYMKFHLLPFTYSELINKQNSITDFISNPFHFQEDNQTDYGLWDDLFELSGFPEPFLKGEKDFYRLWSNNYQHQLIREDIRDLTQIKKFDSLEILYSLLPLKVGNPLSLSSLNSDVQVSVDSVKTWLEVFEIHYLIFRISPWTHKISRAIKKEKKVYLFDYAQINDRSIRFENMIGLELYRAIFNWNDLGLGYFSLHYIRNKEKEEVDFLICKDHYPILLIECKLSDENISNSLIKFQNTLNIPAIQLVNKPHVGRMVTNQKNKSLIISAPRWLSFLP
- a CDS encoding class I SAM-dependent methyltransferase, giving the protein MDKEKVKLRNEKETLLIPLYCKYLESQKDSPIIKDEKAIEMVNSIEYDYEQLQIPKQTYVTICLRVKQFDNYVNNFLMAEPDSIVIHLGCGLDNRFKRVDNNAVEWYDLDFPEVIELRKHFYQETERYHFISSPVMELNWLDSINAKNKWVIILAEGLFMYLKEEEVKLLFQSFQNKFSINTIIFDSYSALTAKSIKNHPSIKKTGAVIRWGIDNAKDIESWGNKIYLKEEWYFTQSDEINKLDIGYRILFKLMSLFPMARKAHRILVFQIGDIK